The following nucleotide sequence is from Vanessa cardui chromosome 19, ilVanCard2.1, whole genome shotgun sequence.
CTGGGTAAGCGATCAGTTAACGAAGAACAGACTGACGATGAGTTCCCCAATGATCTGGACCAGGAAACCTTGGCTGAAGTTATCGACCAATACGAAGACGCTCCAGGTGATTTTACTGATTGACTTTttgaatttcgattttttttcaaaaatctattcttattaaaagattattttttgtttattttacgcatttaatttgatttagtcATGAATTCGGcaacttttatattgaaattaaaaaaatatacgaaaagaACTGCAATTTAATATGTACAACGCAACATTCATGGAATCAAAGCGTTCTTTATCATTTGCAAAATTGCCTAATTTATTTACAACGTATTTTAATGATCAAACTTGAGGAAACCTTCAATTTAGCGTCTTAAAACTTACCTTAactcttacttaaataaaatttcatcccCAGGATACGAAATCAAACGAGCTCGACCATATAGCTTCGGTCTCGGCAAACGCTTCTCCGAAGACGAGAGCTCAGAGGAGAAACGCGCTCGCATGTACGATTTCGGCCTCGGAAAACGACCCAACCTCTACAACTTCGGTCTCGGCAAACGCGCCAGGAGCTACAACTTCGGCCTCGGTAAACGTTTGAGCAGCAAATTCAATTTCGGCCTcggaaagagagagagagacatgCACAGATTCAGTTTCGGACTCGGTAAACGTTCCGCGGAAATTCCATTCGACGACAACTACTACGACGCTTAGATTAATTGTGGATATGTCGTGAAAACTTGTGTGGAATTGAACAGACGTAGCGTTActgtatacttttatttaatcgaatagaatgattattatattatgttgttatGAAATGAAAAGTTGATAAATAAAGTTATCGTTCAAATTTATGGAATCTTCGAATAATTCCACGTGAGTTTTCATAATAgcgataaattaattgtattattacgaATACCGACTGTGTGTTTGAGATAGTTAATAGcatttatcaattataattacgaTATGTATTCGTTTAGTTtagatagtatttatttttaagtttttattttgtaaattttcttgTTATAGTCCTGTAGCTAATTGATTAAACATTGTAAGTTATGCTTATTAATATGGAGTCATAGATCTACGAAATTTGGATATAACTTTTatcgattaaaatttattcgaaCCTATTCGATTGTGCCAATCATTAGCTTTCATTTCGTTCTTTCTTTAACTATATCCGTCCTATCCTCTATTCGTCTctcttatttatatgaaatatcccaaatattttttaatcaattaaaactttCCGTCAATTATAATGAATGCCAAATGTTTCGTAGCTCTATGTTAGTTAACTTTTAAACCTAAGTGAGTTTCTTGAAGACTTATCGACctattgttttgaatataatcattaaatatacaaattaaaagaaattatacaAATCATAGAAGATTGCATCATTctttgtttttgatttaattctTTCAACTGACCTGACCTACAATCatagaacttttttttatgatccttatggaaagtggtcaccatcacccatagacaatgacgttgtaagaaatattaactattccttacatcgttaatgtcccaccaaccttggcaaataagatgttatgtcccttgtgcctgttacactagctcactcacccttcaaatcagaacacaataatactgagtaatgttatttggcggtagaataactgataagtgggtggtacctacccagactggctgGCACAAAGGCCTACCATCAAGAATATTCTAATCTAATcaccacatagtataaaacaaagtcgctttctctgaccCTATATCCCTgtgtaagcttagatctttaaaactacgcaacagattttgatgcgttttttttaatagaacgagtgattcgagaggaaggtttttgtttataatacatggacagtatagtaaagaaacactgatcattttggtttgtaatgtgatattgtgaataaacaaattctgtagtacatttagtatatcGACCCGTGCGAAGGGGCGGGGCGCTAGTAGGAAATAAttgataagtatattataaaggataaTATACTTATCAACTAGCACTGTTGTTtcttttaaaagcaaaaaagTACATTTACATTGCTATAGataaaaaagcaaattaaataacaaaagcaaataatataatgtgaCCTTATTAGAACACAGAGCAAAAAGTTTATACAATTACAGTGCTAATAATGAACATTTTCGATATCGGAAAGGAATACTAAGAGCATTATCCCGttcaatatctatttattttaaaaatgaaccaAATACTTTTTAGCAcgaagataaataattaattatatattcaaatcaaaatcaaaataaactttattcaagtaggcttttacaagcacttttgaatcgtcatttaataattaagtgaagctaccaccggttcggaaagtcgattctaccgagaagaagcggcaagaaagtagttactctttttcaacatttaaaaaatacagtaatatatATCTGACGACTGCCGTCGAGTGTTGGGTACAccgggttttcatgggtacgccactccgaggtcccgggttcgattcccggccgagtcgatctaAGATTatctttagttttctatattgtctttagtctgggtgtttgcggtgccgtcgttacttctgatgtccCATAACACAattactttagctacttacattgggatcagattttataaatccaaactcgatcgatataaatacatttatttaacattatagtTTCAATCGGCATAATTCCAAGTTGTATAACCAATTAcccttaatttttaagataacccTGTAATAATAACGCCCAACCTCCAATCTTGTTTTACTTTCTCCAACCCCCGctcaaaatccaccgccttttgtttttctcgtggcaggcagtaccagctcgccacaccacgccacgagaggaagtgacgggagtcccacaatacggtgtcgataaccgaatcaataatcatactaatatatgttatttcaattaaaaaacgtatttaaaaatcatagcagtaattgatattattatttcaattaaaaatatacaagtatactagctgtgcccgcgaacttgtacgcgttttcattcaacaaaaaaaatgtagcctaagttactccctattataccAGTTATTTGCCAaagaaagtcccgtcaaaatcggtccagccattctagagattatccggaacaaacatacagacagacaaaaattgtaagaaatcttcttttggtatatgtaccgtgtgtacatatgcgttgaataaaaaagggctattttaatattacaaacataccctcaaattttatgatatgtataaatttaaaaagtcatgACATAATTAACAAGaagttttaataagtttaattaaagttaattaatccGATATACATTTGTTAAGGATTCTTgcactaagtattgttgtattcctcGTTAGGCACAAGGCTATTTAAGCTTGTGCTGAGCTTAAACGGCTACAGATCGAGATGTACAGCATTCAAATCCCGGATCTTAGATAAGTAATACTGCGGCACGTTAAGCCGTTTTTGCGCCCGATCTCTCCGGTCCGGTCTATCGGATTATGGAAGTGCTTTGAAGTCTGAAGGCATTATTATGTTatgctttaatattttagttgttttgtttattacctATCATTTTACCAATTAACAACGACGCAAAAccatgaatttaagaaaaacacgtatctagaaatgattattttaatagtttaaagctgtctgattattaaattaataatttaaattagtctgaagtATTTTAGTGtccataaaaaagttttatattgagTTTATAGTAATAGCCCctccattttttatataaaaggcCGAGCGCTGGTATTGAGAGGCTTGTTCGAGACTTCGGATCTGCTCagattggaataaatcagagaagtaTATTCCCTGAGGTTAATTTCATACCTCCGAGGAGAGACAGAGATCGAAACTGACATTCGTGACGTCAGCAATGCTgacgatatgttttttttaaaacaagctCGGACAAGCTATTCCTCCATATAGCTGATAAGAGAGGGGAGAGCGAGAAGACGGTTTAAGCAAAGTGAAGTCGAATTTGTAAAGTAAATGTTGCATTGGGGTAAATTTCTGAGAATGTTGTGGAATATTTATCTCAGCGATCGCATACGTGTGGCcgtagtttaataaataatttgtgtagCAGCGTCCGCTTTTTCGAAGgtttataagaatttaaaaatcaatgtttgttcttgaatatatgtatattataaaacaaagtaaccCGGTTGCGTCCGTTTGTTTATATGTTCGCGATActctccaaaactactgaacagattATCATGCGACTTTCACTCGTAGAGAGAGGGATTTATAAGAAAAGTTTAGGTACATCATTTATTAAGGTGTTTgtataaaaacattgaaataaaacgacaattgTAAAACATGTTGGATAAgagcaacaaaaatatacacataaaacatccacccgtgcgaagtcgtaACGGGAGGCTAGTGAACTAAACCTCCGTGTATAATTTCATACTGCACACTGCTTCGTCATGACCTACCCACCAACACATCAAAATCGGCGATCAAGTCGATTTAAATCGAACGATCGAAATTTCTTTTCACGTCAAACATTAtcacgttttttttaaaaaaacatcctCTAAATTTCGCACTTCTGCTCAAATACGTGGGGAGATTTTCATCCAATAATACATGGGACTACTCCCTCCTAGGAATTTGAGGCCCATATAGGCAGGCCGACGGCAGGCGAGCATGCGAAAGCGATGGTCTCCGTTGTGGGTTAACCGGTGTACTGGTCATCCTGGATACGACGAGTCCCACATACTCCTCGGAATGTAGTCGCCTTCCATCAATTAGGTACATTTCATGCATAATGCATTTTcccaaagaaaaataaaataggcCACTTACGAAGATTTGCCTTTAAATTACGAACAAAAATTAGTGACGTGTAAGCCTGaaccagggtttgaacccgttgTCATAGGTTACCAGTAACCTGTGAGCAGTTATTGTCTTTGATGATCACACCTTGGATGTTTAGCTTTCAAATATCAAAGTAATACCTAAAATATACTAAGATCATTACGTGTTGAGATTAATCGAACCCTTTGGGTAACCCGATCGACTTCACCCTCATTAAATATGTGCAATGTTTGACAAGCTGCTTAGACTCGTCGTTAGTTCACTTTCTTAAACGGTGTAGACATAATATACTAGTTGTTGTCCGAGGTGTCTCTCGCGTTTATAGAAGTGATTTATTATTGTGCAGATAAATGCAGCGCGTTTTGCACGTACAGaacacgtaaataaatataaatattttagtctcAATATTGTTACGTACTCTCAATATAATAGGAGACAGGGTGGATTTGTTGCATTGTAGTCTGAGTGAgctcacaataattgctgcttgggATATATCCTATACAACATAGAtagacatattttaaatatattattgtttaacgtGATGTAATATCGAATTAGGACAACGTCCTGAAATTTTGCAAAAATATGCTTTACACTTCCTATTGTATTCTATTTTGCTTATGTCAATAAAATCTGATAAAAGTCAGTTCGGGGACAAAAATTCCGCAATAATTAAATAGGGGTAATTTgcaaatttattactattacgGCCAATTGTTAAACGACTACAAAAATGTTTGAAGATAAACCAAACTAACTACTACATAGCCAtagtatatatctatacataatacAGCCACATATTCTAATATCCTGGTCGAGCTGATAAAAGAGAATTTTTCAACCAAAAACACTTTCTACCAATGCAAATTTGTGCATAAACTTGACCCAAACAGTCTCACCGaacctatctatctatctatcctGACCCACTCTATTCACAAACTGGGAAACTTCCCAAAATACCCTCTATCTCGTAAAACCATACGATATTTAAGATAGTATCTACATTATGGTACGTACCGTAACAACTAAGTTTTTCACGTGTATGCTTTCatagtatgaatattttttctacGCCATTTATTTTCTATTGCGACGGGACGCGACGGACACGGTAGGGGTTATTATCATTTAAAGTACTGtctatacagataaaataaaatgatatcatATAAAAAGGAAAGACGCTTCTAATAAAGAATTTCTTAACGTTTGATTATCATATTCATAAGCGGGAAGAATGTTTAAGACAGAAAATTAGGTATGATGAAATTTCTATGACAGATCTACTATTAACGTCCCACTACTGGGCAAACAAATAATTTCCCTTTTAAGGAGATTTCGATCTTAATCCATCCTGAAACAATGAAGGTTGACGTATACGCAGCAGATTCTCTTTCCTTACGATTTTTCacttcacagctgagcacgatatgaattgtaaacataatttaatcacATGAACTCAATGGTGCTTGTGCCGAGTTTGAATTGAATATCATCGATTCACCTCTAACCCTGGGCTATCACGACCCGTTACTAGTAGACATTGATGGTATCTGGTACCAACATATCATATAATCATGCTGTTCTCTAATGTATAAGATGAGACATTCGATATATTGAGCAcgatttatcaaatatatatgacGCCcttaaagttataattttcGAACAGCTGGTGGGCATTTTGAACGTCACCATTATTGTAGACAAGAATAagaaatacacatacatacatattttacatataataaaccaTTATAGACCATTTATgaatcataaatacatatattttagataatatcaagagctgagttggcccagtggttagaacgcgtgcatcttaaccgatgattgcgggttcaaacccaggcaagcaccactatatatatgtgcttaatttgtgtttatgttatttgcatgtgtctaattccattgaaattctgccacatatgcattccaccaacccggattggaacagcgtggcagaatatgttctaaaccctctccttaatggaaaaggaggccttatcccagcagtgggaaatttacaggctgttactttttagtagtagtagtatatatatacacaggtatttattttgtttgttttaaaggtGAATAACCTTTTCACATCGTCATTTCCACGAACACCGAAATgacaagtaataataaatatgaaagcaacaacatataaatacattataggTTGCAGCGCAATATCAAGAGAATAGTTACTCGAGCAATTCTGGGTAGTATATTAAAAGTTTTCCATTAGAACCCACTGTATGATCGCACGCGTCACCCCGGGGAATGACACGTCACAAAGAGGCACTATTTATCACCGCTCTGTAGCGTGAAACCTTTGAGATTCCAACACGAGTGCTCTTACATTTGTTTactatgattttaatatattctccttttttagtatattatatcagAAAACTGAcgttattaatgaatatttatatgttttctaTTACGCGAACATTTGTGCGTATTTCTTCCATaacaataaatcataataatatacgattcttttaaataatgttatattacaatatcaCAACtataacaacctgtaaat
It contains:
- the LOC124538047 gene encoding allatostatin-A codes for the protein MLYSSLVILLVIGTIACSPEVTQNDQTVHQDQDTNLQDHVAPLEKRSPHYDFGLGKRAYSYVSEYKRLPVYNFGLGKRSRPYSFGLGKRSVNEEQTDDEFPNDLDQETLAEVIDQYEDAPGYEIKRARPYSFGLGKRFSEDESSEEKRARMYDFGLGKRPNLYNFGLGKRARSYNFGLGKRLSSKFNFGLGKRERDMHRFSFGLGKRSAEIPFDDNYYDA